CCACTTGAACCCGGCCGCAGTTATGCAGATTTCCGAGGGAGTTGTGCTGATTTTTCTTGTGTTTATTAGACCGAGTGCTGCTCGTTTTTATCTATTTTCGTTTCGACCAACTGTTTCATGTTGTGCGGGAATAAATGTGCTGTGTAGGCTGGAATTTAAGCGGGCCAACTCAGTGCGGCCAGCCCCATTCCACAGGAGACTTCTGGTTATCTGGAAGCAGACTTTGTTTGCCCAAGACGAGTTCGCAATTTCCTACAGCTGAGCTCCCCACATCCAGCTACTCTCCAGTTCCAGCTACTCCCCAGTACCCCCAGTTTCCCCCCACCAACGACGGCTGTGCAAACATAATGCTCGGCGAATTAAAGCTTTTTTGCCAGCCAATAAATTATTCATGCTGTAAGACAAGCGAGCTGAGCGGCGGGGGGAGGGTGAGGGGCTAAATTATAGCTGAAGAAGATGTGGGAGTGCCTTGGAGCGGAAACGGAACTcaattcattaaaatgaatGAACGGAGGAGCGCAGCCGAGTGCATGACTAACGGTAAACGGATGCAAGTTGAAAGATGCAAATCCGGCAGCTGAaattgctgtttctgttgccaAACTTGCCgttcccagttgccagttggcctTTTTTTGGGTATCttcactctctctctttggATGGCAAAAGGTCCTTAGTTGGTTCAAATTAGATGGGGGCACggaaatatggaaatttaTACCGTTTCCTCGACTCAAGTGTCCTGCCACCGAGCAGCTCGCTCAGTTGGGCGGAAAACCCTTCTCGGCGCACTGAAGGATGGTAATCTTGATTGCAATATTGGCTCAAAGTCAGCTAAACATCGCTTGGCTATTCGAATGGCACTGCTTATATATTAATTgctgaatttattattgataGCCATGTGTGCGcacattttataaattcaatgcTTAAATAGCGTTTAATGCACGTTCATGTGGCAAGTTGAGTGAATAATTTGAATGTCAATATACATTTCCACTCTGCGATGTTGCCTCAAAAAAAGAGCTAGAATAATGAAGTGTGTGTGCACTGTACAAACTTGAATGCAGTACGATAAGCAAACATTAATTAGAACCATAACAATGCCCAGTGGCTTGTTATTAcggttatttatttagaattaaacattaaattaaattaaatgaaatttaatttcatttattttcgctttcaGCCTTGCAGCCTGTCGACGCCGAAGAGCATTcgcagcaacggcaacggcaactgcaccagcggcagtggcagcttGAGCCTCTTTGGGGGCATCCCCACCGGCAGCACCATCACCATGGCCAGCCACGGCCATGAGAAGGGCAACCAACGGCTGCGGCGGATACCTAGCGTCCAGCCGGGCGCCCTCAGCTACGAGGAGCTGGTCAGGGAGGGCACCTTCGGCAGGATCTATGCCGGCAAGCTGGGCGAGTCCTGCGAGGCGCTGGTGAAGACCGTCATCGATGGCGCCTCGCTCACCCAGGTGGCCTGCCTGCTGCAGGACGCCTCCCTGCTGATCGGCGTCAGTCATCAGCACATCCTGGCGCCGCTGCTGGCCAACACGGAGCTGCCGGGTCCGCCGGAGATCGCCTATCCCCATCCGTCCAAGGGCAATCTCAAGATGTAAGTACAGAGTGCTAAGTGCTGATATTCTCAGTGTTAAAATCATATGCTTACCTGTGAAGGTACTTGCAAAAGTCGCGGGAGTCGAGCACGGCATTGAGTACGCGCCAGCTGGTGGAGTTTGGGCTGCACATCACCAAGGGATTGGCCTATCTGCACTCCCTGGGCATCGTGCACAAGGACATAGCCACACGCAACTGCTAGTGAGTACTCACTTAGACAGCCTGTCTTACTACTAATATATAACTAACACCTTTTTGACACctgattatttttatgttatctTCCAGCCTGGACGAAGAGTCCTATGTGAAGATCTGCGATAGCGCCCTGTCCCGCGACCTCTTCCCGGACGACTACGACTGCCTGGGCGACAACGAGAACCGGCCGCTGAAGTGGCTGTCGCTGGAGTCGCTCCAGAAGCGGGTCTACGCCACCCAGGGCGATGTGTGGGCCTTGGGCGTCACCTACTGGGAGCTGGTCACCCTGGCGCAGATGCCGCACGAGGAGGTGGACATATTCGAGCTTACCAATTACTTGGCTGCCGGCTTCCGGCTGGAGCAGCCCGTCAACTGTCCAGATGAATTGTAAGTAGTCCCTCACGGAATATTGCTGAATATATATgctgaaaaatataaacataaattccACTCCTCGTtaacccatcccatcccatagCTTTACGGTCATGAACTGCTGCTGGCACTGCGAGGCCAAACAGCGACCTACGCCCTCCCAGTTGCTATCGTATCTGCAGGACTTCCATGCGGATCTGGGCATGTACATCTAAGCGAGACGAAGGACTGACGCAGGATCAGGTGGCGGAGTATCCAGGTGGAGTATCCAGGTGGAGTCAAGCGGAGCGAAGCccaatataaattaattgaaacttttgcattttaaatgtgAGATTAAATGTGAATTTACCTGTTAGAGTTTGGCGCCATAGCAATTACACTAAAAAGCCAGCTAACTTCAGATACGTAAGCACAcgcatatacacacacacaccagtaCACTGGGGTGGACCTCTACGACCTGCCTATAACTATTGAGGTTAATAAATGCAGTTAATTTAACAACTAACTTATCCGTCAGCACTTTAAGGTTTATTAACATGggccacactgcgtatgagcgATGCAGTCTGCTGACCTTAAAGTTCAATCTAACTTCGCACACAGTGGCAGTAAggccacactgcgtatgcgtaatgcttTACACCAAAGCACTGCCCTTGAAAGCCAGCCATGCATCAGAGTCAAAAGTCAAATGGCAACCGAGGTCCACCCAACAATAGAAGAGCTATCATTTTCCAGCCCGTTGACAGCAGGCCCGGGTCCAAAACGACCCCCGAGCGGCATGCGGGTTAAGCGTTAGATAAAACTGACATTTAAGTAGTTAGCAATTGAATAAcaaacactcactcacacgcaGCGAAACACACCGAAACATTcaaaacatacacacatacatatacacgaaccttaaatgataaatgaatGTGAATTATTGATGtgcatattttattgaatgtGTGTAGCGTGTAAGCACAGGACGAAGGATTGAGCGGGATGCGAGGATGCGAAGATGCGACAACAGGATGCGGAATCTTTTGTTCACGAATGTTGTCCTCGAGATTGTTACGAATgcgatatatttatttaccttgattattattattactattgcGTATGTCATAAGGGAGGAAGTTCAAAACAGAATCTGTATCAggtgaaaagcaaaaagagcAAATGTTAAACCGATGGCAAACAACCGATAAACATTATtcacacccacatccacacccacacaactACTACACTCGCTTGCATAGAGCTCCCTTAGCACCTTAACCCCAGAATGCCCCACAATGAGTTGCCCTTGCAACTTGCTCGCATAACGCACTAGTTCACTTTCGGAGATACTTGTCGCAATCGTTTCGTTGCTCAATTATTTCAAAGTCAAAGGACAGGGGAATAATCTCCGCCTCTGGCAGGATGCGCCATCAAATATGCAATTTGCAATGTGCAGCTGggttttcgctcagtgcattTGTGAGTTTGTGCGTTCGCTTCTCAACCTGTCACTTGGCCCCAATCCGAGCCAGAATCTCCAGCTTAAGACGTCCCTGCTGTTTGTGTACGCCTTTTAGTTGAATTAGCCAGAAATTGCTTCTGTTTCCATCTCTGTATCCATTTCCACACAGAGTTCTGTATTAATTTGCCTTTCCGTTAGCCAAGCCAGGCGGCAACTAAAAGTTGTCAAGCCCCCAAAAGCCCCACATCCCCCACAAGACTTGGAAAATTAGTTGGGATGGGAGTGGGTGTGCCCAGAAGACTTTGAAGATGATTTATTCAATGGGGGGAGTCACCATCCGCACCCATCCCAAATTATTttccaataaataaatagctaaAGGCCGCCACTTAAACGTAGTTTAAATGTTCTCTGTAGTAATcaacgaaaaaaagaaaagaaaagaaaaactgcaagaaatgcaaataagaacACAAGAACCCGAAGTCACGCACCGAGTTAACTAAGGTCGCAATAGAAAATAGTTCCAAACCAGCAGCTGCTTATTCGTCTAGCCACGTAAGCCATCTTCGATATTGTTTATTCTTAAGCTTCGCACTCGACTATGGAATCGTTACTAAGCAATTACTGAAATACTGCAATACTGCAATACTGAATTGTAAACTATCAAGCTCTctgcatttaataaatatcccCAAAAGAAATGGCTGCCAGGCAGCCAGCTCAGCACACTCACAGCAAACAACACCCACACGAGGAGGAgaactttaaatattatatattataaagcTAAGGAGACGGAGCTCTTGAATCAAAGGAGCAGCCCACTACTATAACTAACTGAATGTGTTTCatgtttatacatacatatatatattatatgtatatgtgtacgTGAGTGTATGTCTATGACTAAACGTATATTTTGTCGTCAAATTGAAAACCTACTGTAAAGGCTATTAAGaggaaaagcaacagcaacaacaacaccaacaccaacaccagcaaACGTGTAAGGCCCGGAAGGAAGCGgctaaaacacacacaagcagacacagacacacccacacacacacacaggcttagacacaccaacacacagacacaaagcGGAAGCCTAGAAaccacaaagcaaaacaagttGTCATTCACTCTACATATGTCTCACTCCTTAACTCTATATAGATGTATCCCCGTATCCTACTTTTAGATATACTCTAGCGTATGATTGTATGTGTATACAAAAACTCGAAACTAATGTGTTTTCGTCTACGAACGAAATGAAGTAGGAATATCTGctaagacacacacacactcactcgtAACACTCTTGAAATACTCAAAACACCCTGACACCTTTGAgacaccccccaccccccaccaccTCTATCTATCCGAACGCTATtctaaagtgggcgtggcaccaaGACAAAGCTAAGAACCAGAACGACAACCTTGagcagaaattcaatttttgcgAAGAGCGGCAGCCGGAAAcgagaaacagaaaaaacagagaaacTTAACAACtcagaaacaaaacaaacaaaacaaacaaaaaacaaagcaaataaattaaatgttccTTTTGaatcataaacaaaaaagttgcAATCGCAGTGCTTTATTAATCAACTGACGGGTTGTATAATCGAGGGCAGTCCGAGCAAAAAATCAGGATGCATCAAGGACTTGGGGGGCGTAACCGCCGGACGAACCTCATCCATTCCATGCGAGGACACGTTCGCACACAACAGGAGCGGTTCAAGCCCACGCGGGCACTGGGCCACTGCGCCTAAAGGGGCTCTCTAAATGAACAAACCATATTATTATATCTGGTGTTTAGCTTAAGTAAAAGGTAAGTGAAAGTATGGTTCATGGGGAACCTGGGCCTTATTGAACCGCTCCTGGACAGGGTCCGCCCTCCTTCGAGGCAGGAAAACATATTTGCCGTGCGTGTCAAAAACTGAGCGATGCGCATTTGCTGACCCCATGCTGCCCCTTCTTCGTGGTCTGCGTTTGTGCCGCTCTAATTACGAGGAATTCCTGGTCAGGAGTATAGACCTTGTGTTACCCTAGAGCGGGAATAATAGAAAACTAAAGGGAAAACGGTAGTTGCTACAAAATAGCTTAACAGATTGTCTTCTTTTGGTTTAAGTAACTTACGTATCTTATTTTGAAGTTGGGATTAGATTTGTAGAGCATCCACAGGTGTCATATACCCGACTGGTTAACTGAATCTCTTTTCTCTTGTTGGACGCTGTCACTGGACATTCGCTTTTTCAGCCATCCTCCGAACGACAAAGCTTTGagtggcagccccaccagaGGGGGCTTGGAGGGGGGGCGTGTCCTGCGGGGGGGTGGTACAGCTGCGTTATGTGTTTGCCTTTGAGCCGGCAAAAAATTGAatcggaaaacaaaacaaactaaatggGAAAATCCGGACCCAAGTTTGCCGTGGAACAACATCGTTGGCCCTGCGTacggggaaaatgggaaatgggaaaatggtaAGATGGGAAAGCGGAAGTGCGGGAAGCGGAAGTCTGCCACGCGGATATACGCATGTACTCGTGCAGGCAGCAACAGGTGTCCTTTTGGGGGGTTAGGGATTATCCCATTCCACGGGATCAAGTTTCGCAATTAGCCGCGTCTGATTGAATTGAAAATCATGTTTGGGAATTAATGAGCAATTAGTTGACGCATTTTGAGAGCATATGTCCTTCCATCTATACGCTGATAAGATCGCCATATTAG
This sequence is a window from Drosophila teissieri strain GT53w chromosome 2R, Prin_Dtei_1.1, whole genome shotgun sequence. Protein-coding genes within it:
- the LOC122614446 gene encoding tyrosine-protein kinase RYK — translated: MGLLPLSLNLNLSLKPPFPILLLCLSISTSVSGYLNIFISHHEVMKLMGLEADLFYVHEGAINTYAMHFTVPVPADVHELEFSWQSLIAYPLPYAISIEYNNDQEALGTPTLSIPHKGLVPQEIESFLVYLPCTGNASLQMPVNVNMVVRAPPRFNDTRLHFKRNKICAKGISPEPNQSPAPAHAPSQGPALLSAAACALGLVLAVGLVASMMYVRARKQLRQDSLHTSFTTAAYGSHQNVFIRLDPLGRPPSATGSYATIASLNKYPADSKKSCSIFDRFRSSPIPTPYATALLPMNLEQTAETIYSKPESICPSRISYYASSQLTQPCSLSTPKSIRSNGNGNCTSGSGSLSLFGGIPTGSTITMASHGHEKGNQRLRRIPSVQPGALSYEELVREGTFGRIYAGKLGESCEALVKTVIDGASLTQVACLLQDASLLIGVSHQHILAPLLANTELPGPPEIAYPHPSKGNLKMYLQKSRESSTALSTRQLVEFGLHITKGLAYLHSLGIVHKDIATRNCYLDEESYVKICDSALSRDLFPDDYDCLGDNENRPLKWLSLESLQKRVYATQGDVWALGVTYWELVTLAQMPHEEVDIFELTNYLAAGFRLEQPVNCPDEFFTVMNCCWHCEAKQRPTPSQLLSYLQDFHADLGMYI